The Fluviispira sanaruensis sequence CTTTGTGCAGCAGCTTGTTGGAAAACAACCACGAGAGTCCGCTCGATATCATTGACTACACCCCTTGATTCAACTTTGAAAATATTATCGGATGTTCCAAAAAGTTTATCTGCAATACTTTCGCTGTCCTTGTTTCCCTTAAAACCAGAGATATTTGTTTGAAACCATTCTTTTATTCCTGATTTTTTAAAAGAACTCGAAGCACGATAATTGTCAAATTTATCCCAATCTACGTCATTAATATCCACCCGCTCAGGGTTAAGCATACTTGCAATCAATTCTGTAGGAGCAGAATTGATATTTAAATTGTTGATGTCACCTGCGAGCGGCCAAATTGTGAAATAAGGTGAATACATATTGTAAATATCATCTAAGTGAAAGCCAGGGATGCGCCGCAATTCTTCGAGTGACTCAAGAGCTGCATGCTTGGGTTGATATTTTGGAGCAATAGTTGAATATGCATTTTGCGTAGCTGATTGGAGGTAGCCATCGGTTACTGAAAGTTTAATATACACACCCATATTTTCAGCAAGTTGTTGAGGTGTGTAGCCAAGAGTTTCTAAGAATTTTTCAGAATCTTGTGAGGAAAAAATGCGTAAGAGGGCTTTTTGGGTCTCAGAATAATTACGTCCTTGTAGGGAATTTACGTTTAACTTTGCATTTTCTGAAGAAATATTAAGAACAAAATAACCTTTGACAACTTTAAGAGCCTCTCTTATCTCAGGGGCAATAGCGTTTGAAAGATTCACGCCAGAAAGTTTTTCGACACTGTCAAAACTATTAGTCCCGAGAGGCTGACCATTTAATAAATTGTACATATCTTTTGGAATGGGAAGCACAGGATTGTCTTGGTATTTAGCAGCAAGTGCATTTAGACCAAGTAAAAATTTTGCAAATTCAACTCCTGTCAATGCAGTGGTTTGGGCATCGAGTTCGTTTCTTTGTTCAATCGTACTTTTTACACTGACTTGTGTCTGAAAAACAATATCGGCAATGACACCGAGAATCATAGCAATAAAGACAAGAATAAAAATAAGAGCAAAGCCTTTTTGTTTCTTTATTAGATATTTTAGCAAGAGCTTTTTAACAAATAATTTTATTGCCATTTAAAACTTCCAGAGGGATTGAGAGCATTGGAAATACCATTCGTGCTCATAATATAAACCGTTGTATCTAGCATATATGTTTTTCTATTTTGTTGACTGACTGGGTTTGCTTCACGCAACTGCTTGTCAAGAGAACCTTCGGGAGAGTAAGATTCAAGATGAATTTTGACAAGTTTTGGCAGTTTATTTTGTGTGTCATTTGCTGTTGTATCCCATTCTTGTCGATATTCATTACCATTCCAAAAGAGCACGCGAAATTCTTTGATATCAGGATCAAGAACTTCTTTTAAACCCACATCATCTCGTTCTATACTTTCTGACATGTCTGTGTCGACAGCTCTTATAAGTTGATTTTTGTTTGAGTTTTGTGGATCTGGGCGAATATAGTAACGAACAAAAGCAAGATTACTTTGGGTTGAATTTGCGATATATGATTTAAAATTAGAAGTTGAAAAAACTAAATTATTATTGCGAAAATAAAGTTGTGGAACAATTTGTCGTGCACCTAGGTTCAATGAAGTTAATGATTTTTGATCGGAGATATATGCGCTTTGCAAATCGTCATAGATTTTTTTCATTGCCATATTGATAGAGTGTTTTTGGGTATTGTAATCTGTTACTTTTTCCCGCGTACTGAGTTGTGTTGTTAAAATATTAATCGTCATAACGCTTAATGCAGCTAAAATAGAAAGTGCTAATATAATTTCCAGAAGAGAAAAACCATGTTGATTTTTAAGCATTTGCATTATTTATTTCCTTGATTAGGCGAGTCTGATTTTTTATCATCCCCTCCTAAATTAGGTAGATTAACACCCTTTAAGGCATCTTTGTCGATAAAGAAAAATCCTTCTGTGATACTGCGCTGCGTGGAGGCATCTCTCCAGTTCACAAGTATTGTTACGTTATTAAAGTAACTTTGACTTTGTGCTCCTGCAGGTGCATCGAGTAATGGGGTGATGCTTGAAAATGTTGCACTGATATCACTTTGTTCATTGCCATCAGGGGAAACGAGATTATAAACTCCCATCGCACTTAAGAGAAACTGGGAAGGTTTTACTTCTTTTAATTCTTTTTTTATGAGACTGATTTTAAATTGTTCGTCTGTTGCCCAAGGGAATTCGGTTTCATTTGGAACGTCTTTGACTCCACCCGAGTCTAAAACATATTGCAATTGAGAAATAGCAGATCGCATAGCCCAAGAGGCTTTCATATTGTCACCTGATATTTGTGTCGAAGAGATAATAGATGACTGCAAGCCAACAATAGTTCCAATAACGATAGAAAGAATTCCAATGGCGAGAATACATTCTAA is a genomic window containing:
- a CDS encoding general secretion pathway protein GspK, producing MAIKLFVKKLLLKYLIKKQKGFALIFILVFIAMILGVIADIVFQTQVSVKSTIEQRNELDAQTTALTGVEFAKFLLGLNALAAKYQDNPVLPIPKDMYNLLNGQPLGTNSFDSVEKLSGVNLSNAIAPEIREALKVVKGYFVLNISSENAKLNVNSLQGRNYSETQKALLRIFSSQDSEKFLETLGYTPQQLAENMGVYIKLSVTDGYLQSATQNAYSTIAPKYQPKHAALESLEELRRIPGFHLDDIYNMYSPYFTIWPLAGDINNLNINSAPTELIASMLNPERVDINDVDWDKFDNYRASSSFKKSGIKEWFQTNISGFKGNKDSESIADKLFGTSDNIFKVESRGVVNDIERTLVVVFQQAAAQSNNPSGGDNSQNKANDPNKADPNKADPNKADPNKADPNKADPNKTDPNKPNPQNQNTPINSNPSFQIIYSYWK
- a CDS encoding PulJ/GspJ family protein, giving the protein MQMLKNQHGFSLLEIILALSILAALSVMTINILTTQLSTREKVTDYNTQKHSINMAMKKIYDDLQSAYISDQKSLTSLNLGARQIVPQLYFRNNNLVFSTSNFKSYIANSTQSNLAFVRYYIRPDPQNSNKNQLIRAVDTDMSESIERDDVGLKEVLDPDIKEFRVLFWNGNEYRQEWDTTANDTQNKLPKLVKIHLESYSPEGSLDKQLREANPVSQQNRKTYMLDTTVYIMSTNGISNALNPSGSFKWQ
- a CDS encoding type IV pilus modification PilV family protein, producing MQILRHLKNNESGFSLLECILAIGILSIVIGTIVGLQSSIISSTQISGDNMKASWAMRSAISQLQYVLDSGGVKDVPNETEFPWATDEQFKISLIKKELKEVKPSQFLLSAMGVYNLVSPDGNEQSDISATFSSITPLLDAPAGAQSQSYFNNVTILVNWRDASTQRSITEGFFFIDKDALKGVNLPNLGGDDKKSDSPNQGNK